The DNA window CCTGTCGATCTCGACATCCCGTCGGGCGAGTTCCTGGTCTTGGTCGGGGCGTCGGGCTGCGGGAAGTCGACGCTGCTGCGTCTGATCGCGGGTTTCGAGTCGGCCACCGTCGGGGAGGTGAGCGTCTCCGGCGGCAGGCCGCTGCCGGGGGTGACCTCGGGCGTGGTCTTCCAACAGCCGCGGCTGTTCCCGTGGCGATCGGTCGGCGGCAACGTGGAGCTCGCCCTCAAGTACGCGCGGGTGCCCAAGTCCGACCGTCGGGAACTGCGTGATCAGCTACTCGAACGTGTCGGACTGGAAGGGACTGCCCGACGGCGCATCTGGGAGATCTCGGGTGGTCAGCAGCAACGCGTGGCCATCGCCCGCGCACTCGCCGGCCAGACGTCGTCGTTGCTGCTCGACGAACCGTTCGCCGCGCTCGACGCCCTGACGCGAGAACGCCTGCAGGAGGACCTGCGGGCGGTCAGTTCGGACCTGGGCCGTACCAACGTGTTCGTCACGCACAGCGCCGACGAGGCAGCGTTCCTGGGCTCCCGGATCGTGGTGTTGACCAGCCGCCCCGGCCGCGTTGCGCTCGACATCACCTCGCCGTTGCCGCGGACCGGTGTGGCACCCGACGAGCTGCGCGGCTCGCCGGAGTACGCGGAATTGCGGGCCCAGGTCGGTGCGGCCGTCAAACAGGCGGCCGCGGCCTGAGCCGGACTTTCGATCGCACTGGCGCAAAGGGTGTGCGCTGATCGGATCGGCCGCTAGAAATGCCTGGTGAGAGTGATCCGGCCGAGTCGAGCCGGAGCCGAGACGGCGGGAGGTGTGAGATGAGCCGACACGATGCGTGTCACGCGATGAATTGGTCGGACGGGTCACACCATGGGTCGCCGCCCCGCGTCCGCTGATCCGACGCCCCCGCATCCTCGACACGTCCCAGCTCCGGGAGGGAACCCTCATGACCATTTCTGCTCAATCCGTAACCACCGCCCCCACCAGCGGCATCATCTCGTCCGGCATCGTCTCCTCCGGTGTCGAACTCGACGTCGACGAGTTCGGACCCAGCTTCGGTGCCGAGCTGCGCGGCATCGACGTCGCCTCGGCCTCCGACGACGAGGTCCGCGCCATTCGCCGCGCGCTCATCGAGTACAAGGTGATCGTGCTGCGCAATCAGCACCTCGACGACGCCGCCCACATCGAGTTCGGCCGCCGGCTGGGCGATCTGACCGTGGGACATCCGGTCTGGGACAGCGGGGACGTACCCGACGAGGTGTACTCGCTCGACAGTGCCGACAACGGTTTCGCCGACGTCTGGCACACCGACGTCACGTTCATGCCGCGGCCGCCGATGGGGTCGATCCTGCGTCCGGTTGTGTTGCCCCGCAACGGTGGTGACACCAACTGGGCCGACGCCGAACTGGCCTATCTGTCGCTGTCGGAGCCGGTGCGCACCCTGATCGAGGGATTGCGGGCCGTTCACGACGGCAGCCGTGAGTTCGGGTACTACCTCAAGCAGCGCCGGGGTGGCAAGGGCAACGAATGGGACGGCCGCGAGGTCACCGAACTGCCCCCCGTCACCCATCCGGTGGTGCGTGTGCATCCCGAGACCGGGCGCAAGTCACTGTTCGTCAACCCGGGTTTCACCTCCCACATCGAGGGTGTCTCCGACGCGGAGAGCCGCGGCATCCTCGATCTGCTGTACGCGCATCTGACCAAGCCGGAGCATATCGTACGGCACCGGTGGCGCCTGGGCGATCTGGTGTTGTGGGACAACCGCAACACCCTGCACTACGCCAATCGCGACTACGGCGACAACCGTCGGGTCATGCACCGCATCACGCTGCGTGGCGACGAGCCGGTGGGGCCGTCCGCCGCCTGATCACGCGCGTCAACCGTCCAGAAAGGTCACCGCTGCGGGTGCCGGTGTGCACCGGTGCAGGTCTGCCTGCTCAGCGGTGACCTTTCTGTACGTCGATCCCTTATTCAACCAAAGGGTTGACAAAGATTCGGATGCCGCGCAGACTCGTACTCAACCAAATGGTTGAATACAGACCAGATGGTGAAGGTGAGGGGCCGAGATGACCGATCAGCTGTCCAAGGTGTTCGCCGCACTGGCGGATCCCACGCGTCGCGACATGGTGGCGCGGCTGACCGACGCGGATGCGACGGTCGGGCAGCTGGCGCAACCGTATGACGTGAGGCATCCAGGCGGTGTCGAAGCATCTGAAGGTGCTCGAAGACGCCGGACTGGTGACACGCACCCGGGAGGCCCAGACCCGACCGGTGCACCTGGAAGCGGAGGTGTTCGACCTCATGACCAAGTGGATCGAGCGGTATCGCCGGCGAGCGGAGGAGCGCTATCAGCGTCTCGACGCCGTGCTGGCGGAGATGAACGACGGCCCCGCGGCAACCGGCGGCGAGGCCGAACAACCCGACACCGAAGGACAGGCATCATGAGCAGCACCCGTTACCCCGAGGCCACCATCGAAGCCGACAAGGAGGTGCCGATCATCCGGATCACCCGCGACTTCCGTGGCACCCCAGCGCAATTGATGAAGGCCCACACCGACCCGGAGCTGTTCGTCCGGTGGATCGGCCCCGACGCCATCAGCAGTCGCATCGTCGACTGGGATGTCCGCGACGGCGGCAGCTGGCGCTATGTCTCCAGTCACGACGGTCAGGAGTTCGGCTTCCGTGGCTGCTTCCACACCGTTGGTGAGGACAAGATCGTGCAGACCTTCACCTTCGAGGGCATGCCCGACCAGGTTTCGCTGGAGACCCTCTGGTTCGAGGACCTCGGCGACGGCACCACGCGACTGCACGCACAGTCACTCTGCGACAGCTTCGAAGCGCGTGACGGCTGGCTCGCGTCGGGCATGGAAGTCGGTGTCAACGAGGGCTACGCCACGCTCGACAAGCTCATCGCCGAGGGTGAAGTGTGATCGTGAATCTCACGGAACTCTCTGCGGCACAACGTCATCAGCAGGTCAGTAGGCACTTCGGTGACGTCGTGTCCGCGGTGGGCGACTGGGACGCGCCGTCGCCGGTGGACGGTTGGGCGGCACGCGATGTTGTCGGACACCTCGTCGAATGGTTCCCCGGGTTCCTCGCCGGTGGTGGCGTGTCACTGCCGGCGGGGCCGTCGGTCGTCGACGATCCGGCCGGAGCGTGGGCGGCTCGTGCGGCCGCGGTGCAGACGTTGCTCGACGGTCCCGGCGCCGACGCCGATTTCACGCACCCGATGGCCGGCACGCATCGGCTCGAAGATGCCATCGACCGCTTTTACACCGCCGATGTCTTCATGCACACCTGGGATCTCGCCGAGGCGGCCGGTGTGGCTGCCGACCTCGATCCCGGATACGCCCGGCAACTGCTCGACGGAATGACGGGGATCGAGGAGATGCTGCGCGCGTCGGGGCAACACGGACAACCGGTCGCCGTGCCCGACGACGCCGACCCCGTCACCCGCCTGGCCGGATTCATCGGGCGCGATCCGCACTGGCGATCGAGCGCCGCCGAGTGAGGTCACCAGGCACAGTTGCGGAGTACCGTGGACGGGGTGCCAGAGGATTTCACCACACACACCTCCCAGACCACCGAGACCCGCCATCCGTCGCCCCGCACCCTGGGTGAACTGCGCGCGAGTGGTCACATCCAACGCAGCATCCGCGACGAGATCCGCCACAACCTGCTGAACGCGCTCCGCGCGGGCGACGACCCGTGGCCGGGCATCGTGGGTTTCGAGGCGACGGTGCTCCCGCAGCTCGAGCGGGCGCTGATCGCCGGCCACGACGTCGTGATGCTCGGTGAGCGCGGTCAGGGAAAGACGCGCATCCTGCGCACGCTGGTCGGGCTGCTGGACGAGTGGACGCCGGTGATCGCCGGTTCCGAACTCGGCGAGCATCCGTACGAACCGATCACGCCGGCCTCGATCCGCAAGGCCGCCAACCTGCTCGACGACCTGCCCATCGAATGGCGTCACCGCAGTCAGCGTTACAGCGAGAAGCTGGCCACCCCGGACACGTCGGTGGCCGATCTCGTCGGCGACATCGATCCGATGAAGGTGGCCGAGGGTCGCAGTCTCGGTGATCCCGAGACCATCCACTTCGGGCTCATCCCGCGCGCCCACCGGGGCATCGTCGCGATCAACGAGCTGCCCGACCTCGCCGAGCGCATCCAGGTCTCGATGCTGAATGTGATGGAAGAGCGCGACATCCAGGTGCGCGGGTACACGCTGCGACTGCCGCTCGATGTCCTCGTGATGGCCAGCGCCAACCCCGAGGACTACACCAACCGCGGCCGCATCATCACCCCGCTCAAGGACCGCTTCGGTGCCGAGATCCGCACGCACTACCCGCTGGAGCTCGACGACGAGATCGCGGTGATCGAGCAGGAGGCCGACCTCACCGCATCCGTGCCGACCTTCATCACCGAGATCCTGGCCCGGTTCACCCGCTATGCCCGCGACCATCCGTCCATCGACCAACGATCCGGCGTGTCCGCACGCTTCTCCATCGCCGGTGCCGAAACCGTTGCCGCAGCGGCACTTCACCGCGCGGCGGTGGCCGGCGAGGAGCAGGCCGTCGCCCGCGTCGTCGATCTCGAGTCGGTGGTGGAGGTGTTGCGGGGCAAGATCGAGTTCGAGTCCGGCGAGGAGGGGCGCGAACTGGAGATCCTGGAGCACCTGCTGCGAAAGTCGGTGGCCGACACCGTCCGCGCACACCTGGGTGGCATCGACATGGCGCCGCTCGTCGGCGCGCTGGAGGAGGGCGAGCCCGTCGTCACCGGCGACCGGGTCACCGCCACCGACTTCCTCGGCTCCATCCCGGCGCCGGAGACGACGGCCGGCGTGCTCGACGAGATCGCCGAGCGGCTCGACGCCGATGCCGAGGGTGAGCGCGCCAGCGCCGTCGAACTTGCCTTGGAGGGCCTCTACCTGGCCCGCCGGATCGGCAAGGAGGCCGATGAGACCGGACAGACGCTGTATGGCTGAGTTGTCGGCCTTCTACTAGGAGAACTCATGGCGCGCAAGGGTTTCCACCGATCACGCTATCAGCGCTACACCGGCGGTCCCGATCCGCTGGCACCCCCGGTCGATCTCCGGGAGGCGCTCGGTGAGATCGGTGACGACGTGATGGCCGGGGTGTCGCCGCAGCGTGCGCTGCGCGAGTTCCTGCGGCGCGGTACGCAGAACATGCGTGGCCTGGACAAGCTGCGCGAGCAGGTGAACCGGCGTCGGCAGGAACTCCTCAAGCGACGCAACCTCGACGGCACCTTCGCCGAGATCCGCGAGTTGCTCGACCGCGCCGTTCTCGAGGAACGCAAACAACTCGCCCGTGACCTCGACGACGACGCCCGGTTCGCCGAGATGCAGATCGGGAGCCTCCCGGCGTCGACCGCGCAGGCCGTCGAAGAACTCGCCGACTACGAATGGCGTTCGCGGCAGGCCCGGGCGGACTACGAGAAGATCAAGGACCTGCTCGGCCGCGAACTGCTCGACCAGCGTTTTGCCGGCATGAAACAGGCCCTCGAAGGTGCCACCGAGCAAGACCGGCAACGTATCTCGGAGATGCTGGCCGACCTGAACAAGCTTCTCGACGCACACAACCGTGGTGAGGACACCACGCAGCAGTTCGAGGAGTTCATGGATGCCCACGGGGAGTACTTCCCCGAGAATCCGCGCAACACCGACGAACTCATCGATTCGCTGGCGCAGCGCGCCGCCGCGGCGCAGCAGTTCTACAATTCGCTGACACCCGACCAGCGTGCCGAACTCGACCAGCTCGCCCAACAGGCGTTCGGTTCACCGGACCTGATGAGTCAACTGGCGCAGATGGATTCGGCGTTGCGGCAGGCCCTGCCGGGGCTGGACTGGGATGACGCGCAATCCTTCTCCGGTGATCAGCCGATGGGTCTGGGGGAGGGGGCGGCTGCGCTGCGCGACATCTCCGAACTCGAAGCGCTCTCCGAGCAGTTGTCACAGCAGTACGCGGGCGCGCAGATGGACGACATCGACCTCGATGCGCTTGCCCGTCAGCTGGGCGACGAGGCCGCGGTGGATGCCCGCACGCTGCAGGAATTGGAGCGGGCGCTCAATGAGGAGGGCTTCTTCGATCGCACGTCCGACGGTCAGCTGCGGCTGAGTCCGAAGGCGATGCGGCAGTTGGGGCAGACGATCTTCCGTGATGTCGCCGAACAGCTCAGCGGGCGCCGTGGCGATCGTCAGACGCGACGCAGCGGACTACTCGGTGAGCCGTCGGGTGCCACGCGCGAGTGGGTGTTCGGTGACACCGATCCGTGGGATGTCACCCGTACCGTGTCGAATGCGGTGTTGCGCACCATCTCCGAGAGCACCGAACCGGCGTTGGCCAGCGCCGAGATGGCCCGCGACGGGGTGCGGATCACCGTGCGCGACGTCGAGGTCGCCGAGACCGAGAGCCGCACCCAGGCCGCGGTGGTCCTGCTCGTGGACACTTCCTTCTCGATGGAGATGGAAGGTCGCTGGACGCCGATGAAGCGCACCGCGATCGCGCTCAACCATCTGATCTCCAC is part of the Gordonia bronchialis DSM 43247 genome and encodes:
- a CDS encoding ABC transporter ATP-binding protein, translating into MSSTNSADVIEGATSGPGAVAPGTISLRNVSQRYGKGADEVTAVGPVDLDIPSGEFLVLVGASGCGKSTLLRLIAGFESATVGEVSVSGGRPLPGVTSGVVFQQPRLFPWRSVGGNVELALKYARVPKSDRRELRDQLLERVGLEGTARRRIWEISGGQQQRVAIARALAGQTSSLLLDEPFAALDALTRERLQEDLRAVSSDLGRTNVFVTHSADEAAFLGSRIVVLTSRPGRVALDITSPLPRTGVAPDELRGSPEYAELRAQVGAAVKQAAAA
- a CDS encoding vWA domain-containing protein; this encodes MARKGFHRSRYQRYTGGPDPLAPPVDLREALGEIGDDVMAGVSPQRALREFLRRGTQNMRGLDKLREQVNRRRQELLKRRNLDGTFAEIRELLDRAVLEERKQLARDLDDDARFAEMQIGSLPASTAQAVEELADYEWRSRQARADYEKIKDLLGRELLDQRFAGMKQALEGATEQDRQRISEMLADLNKLLDAHNRGEDTTQQFEEFMDAHGEYFPENPRNTDELIDSLAQRAAAAQQFYNSLTPDQRAELDQLAQQAFGSPDLMSQLAQMDSALRQALPGLDWDDAQSFSGDQPMGLGEGAAALRDISELEALSEQLSQQYAGAQMDDIDLDALARQLGDEAAVDARTLQELERALNEEGFFDRTSDGQLRLSPKAMRQLGQTIFRDVAEQLSGRRGDRQTRRSGLLGEPSGATREWVFGDTDPWDVTRTVSNAVLRTISESTEPALASAEMARDGVRITVRDVEVAETESRTQAAVVLLVDTSFSMEMEGRWTPMKRTAIALNHLISTRFRSDELHLIAFGRYARSIDIAELTGLQPRMEQGTNLHHALLLAQRHLRRFPNAQPVVLVVTDGEPTAHLDPSGEPFFFYPPHPQTIALTVRELDHVARLGAQVTFFRLGEDPGLAHFMDQIARRIGGRVVAPDVDGLGAAVVGDYLRSRRGRRRG
- a CDS encoding TauD/TfdA dioxygenase family protein; this translates as MTISAQSVTTAPTSGIISSGIVSSGVELDVDEFGPSFGAELRGIDVASASDDEVRAIRRALIEYKVIVLRNQHLDDAAHIEFGRRLGDLTVGHPVWDSGDVPDEVYSLDSADNGFADVWHTDVTFMPRPPMGSILRPVVLPRNGGDTNWADAELAYLSLSEPVRTLIEGLRAVHDGSREFGYYLKQRRGGKGNEWDGREVTELPPVTHPVVRVHPETGRKSLFVNPGFTSHIEGVSDAESRGILDLLYAHLTKPEHIVRHRWRLGDLVLWDNRNTLHYANRDYGDNRRVMHRITLRGDEPVGPSAA
- a CDS encoding sigma 54-interacting transcriptional regulator, whose protein sequence is MDGVPEDFTTHTSQTTETRHPSPRTLGELRASGHIQRSIRDEIRHNLLNALRAGDDPWPGIVGFEATVLPQLERALIAGHDVVMLGERGQGKTRILRTLVGLLDEWTPVIAGSELGEHPYEPITPASIRKAANLLDDLPIEWRHRSQRYSEKLATPDTSVADLVGDIDPMKVAEGRSLGDPETIHFGLIPRAHRGIVAINELPDLAERIQVSMLNVMEERDIQVRGYTLRLPLDVLVMASANPEDYTNRGRIITPLKDRFGAEIRTHYPLELDDEIAVIEQEADLTASVPTFITEILARFTRYARDHPSIDQRSGVSARFSIAGAETVAAAALHRAAVAGEEQAVARVVDLESVVEVLRGKIEFESGEEGRELEILEHLLRKSVADTVRAHLGGIDMAPLVGALEEGEPVVTGDRVTATDFLGSIPAPETTAGVLDEIAERLDADAEGERASAVELALEGLYLARRIGKEADETGQTLYG
- a CDS encoding SRPBCC family protein, whose translation is MSSTRYPEATIEADKEVPIIRITRDFRGTPAQLMKAHTDPELFVRWIGPDAISSRIVDWDVRDGGSWRYVSSHDGQEFGFRGCFHTVGEDKIVQTFTFEGMPDQVSLETLWFEDLGDGTTRLHAQSLCDSFEARDGWLASGMEVGVNEGYATLDKLIAEGEV
- a CDS encoding maleylpyruvate isomerase family mycothiol-dependent enzyme is translated as MIVNLTELSAAQRHQQVSRHFGDVVSAVGDWDAPSPVDGWAARDVVGHLVEWFPGFLAGGGVSLPAGPSVVDDPAGAWAARAAAVQTLLDGPGADADFTHPMAGTHRLEDAIDRFYTADVFMHTWDLAEAAGVAADLDPGYARQLLDGMTGIEEMLRASGQHGQPVAVPDDADPVTRLAGFIGRDPHWRSSAAE